In Nocardioides marinus, one DNA window encodes the following:
- a CDS encoding cytochrome c oxidase subunit 4: MKAETWIFAITTIFLVLVTPSYWFITGAGETGADWTGTSALTMTGLLTLMVTLYLGFHARKMEPRPEDKLDGEIADGAGELGFFPPYSWWPLWAAATLGVMVFGLAMAAWWLFIIGGVLGALATCGLVFEYYRGEHAH, encoded by the coding sequence ATGAAGGCTGAGACCTGGATCTTCGCGATCACCACGATCTTCCTGGTGCTCGTCACGCCGTCGTACTGGTTCATCACCGGTGCCGGCGAGACCGGTGCCGACTGGACCGGCACGTCGGCCCTGACCATGACGGGGCTGCTGACCCTCATGGTGACGCTGTACCTCGGCTTCCACGCCCGCAAGATGGAGCCGCGCCCCGAGGACAAGCTCGACGGCGAGATCGCCGACGGTGCCGGTGAGCTCGGCTTCTTCCCGCCGTACTCCTGGTGGCCGCTGTGGGCCGCCGCGACGCTCGGCGTGATGGTCTTCGGCCTGGCCATGGCCGCCTGGTGGCTGTTCATCATCGGCGGTGTGCTCGGCGCCCTGGCCACCTGCGGCCTGGTCTTCGAGTACTACCGGGGTGAGCACGCTCACTGA
- the ctaD gene encoding cytochrome c oxidase subunit I codes for MTATAAHPTQESGRKTLGELTVRMLTTTDHKLIGKMYLITSFAWFLVGGVMALLIRAELFAPGSQVVNDELYNQLFTMHGTIMLLLFATPLFFGFANVIMPLQIGSPDVAFPRLNMFSYWLFLFGGLIAASGFLTPQGAADFGWFAYTPLSDAVRSPGVGGDLWIMGLWMAGLGSILGAVNFITTIICMRAPGMTMFRLPIFVWNVLITSLLVLIAFPILAGALLSLEADRLLGAHVFDTAHGGAILWQHLFWFFGHPEVYIIALPFFGIVTEILPVFSRKPIFGYVGLVGATLGIAILSVAVWAHHMFVTGAVDLPFFSGMTFLIAVPTGVKFFNWIGTMWGGSLSFDTPMLWSVGFLTTFLFGGLTGIILASPPLDFHVSDSYFVVAHFHYVVFGTVVFAMFAGFYFWWPKMTGRMLDERLGKLHFWILFVGFHLTFLVQHWLGVEGMPRRYADYLPEDGFTFLNQVSTVGAFLLSLSMLPFFYNLYVSRKAPLVGVDDPWGWGRSLEWATSCPPPRHNFHTIPRIRSESPAFDLHHPEIAALDLDQNEAAANGDFADAPDMTGRDGVVRGETSEGENS; via the coding sequence ATGACCGCCACCGCGGCCCACCCGACTCAGGAGAGCGGACGCAAGACCCTGGGCGAGCTCACGGTCCGGATGCTGACCACGACCGATCACAAGCTGATCGGCAAGATGTACCTCATCACGTCGTTCGCGTGGTTCCTGGTCGGCGGCGTCATGGCCCTGCTGATCCGCGCCGAGCTCTTCGCGCCCGGCTCGCAGGTCGTCAACGACGAGCTGTACAACCAGCTGTTCACCATGCACGGCACGATCATGCTGCTGCTGTTCGCGACCCCGCTGTTCTTCGGGTTCGCCAACGTCATCATGCCTCTGCAGATCGGCTCCCCGGACGTCGCGTTCCCGCGCCTGAACATGTTCAGCTACTGGCTGTTCCTCTTCGGCGGCCTGATCGCCGCCTCCGGCTTCCTCACCCCCCAGGGCGCGGCCGACTTCGGCTGGTTCGCCTACACCCCGCTCTCCGACGCCGTGCGCTCGCCCGGCGTGGGCGGTGACCTGTGGATCATGGGTCTGTGGATGGCCGGTCTGGGCTCGATCCTCGGTGCGGTCAACTTCATCACCACGATCATCTGCATGCGCGCCCCGGGCATGACGATGTTCCGCCTGCCGATCTTCGTGTGGAACGTCCTGATCACCAGCCTGCTGGTGCTGATCGCGTTCCCGATCCTGGCCGGTGCGCTGCTGTCCCTGGAGGCCGACCGGCTGCTGGGCGCCCACGTGTTCGACACCGCGCACGGTGGCGCGATCCTGTGGCAGCACCTGTTCTGGTTCTTCGGGCACCCCGAGGTCTACATCATCGCGCTGCCGTTCTTCGGCATCGTGACCGAGATCCTGCCGGTCTTCAGCCGCAAGCCGATCTTCGGCTACGTCGGCCTGGTCGGCGCCACGCTCGGCATCGCGATCCTCTCGGTGGCGGTGTGGGCCCACCACATGTTCGTCACCGGGGCGGTGGACCTGCCGTTCTTCTCCGGCATGACCTTCCTCATCGCGGTGCCGACCGGCGTGAAGTTCTTCAACTGGATCGGCACCATGTGGGGCGGGTCGTTGTCCTTCGACACCCCGATGCTGTGGTCGGTCGGCTTCTTGACGACCTTCCTCTTCGGTGGCCTCACCGGCATCATCCTGGCCAGCCCGCCGCTGGACTTCCACGTCTCCGACTCCTACTTCGTGGTCGCGCACTTCCACTACGTCGTCTTCGGCACCGTGGTGTTCGCGATGTTCGCCGGCTTCTACTTCTGGTGGCCGAAGATGACCGGCCGGATGCTCGACGAGCGCCTGGGCAAGCTGCACTTCTGGATCCTCTTCGTCGGGTTCCACCTGACGTTCCTGGTCCAGCACTGGCTCGGTGTCGAGGGCATGCCGCGTCGCTACGCCGACTACCTGCCCGAGGACGGCTTCACCTTCCTCAACCAGGTCTCGACCGTGGGCGCGTTCCTGCTCTCGCTCTCGATGCTGCCGTTCTTCTACAACCTCTACGTCTCGCGGAAGGCTCCGCTCGTCGGTGTCGACGACCCGTGGGGCTGGGGCCGGTCGCTGGAGTGGGCCACCTCGTGCCCGCCGCCGCGGCACAACTTCCACACCATCCCGCGCATCCGCTCCGAGTCGCCGGCCTTCGACCTCCACCACCCGGAGATCGCCGCCCTCGACCTCGACCAGAACGAGGCTGCCGCCAACGGTGACTTCGCCGACGCGCCGGACATGACGGGCCGTGACGGCGTCGTGCGGGGCGAGACCTCCGAGGGGGAGAACTCCTGA
- the coxB gene encoding cytochrome c oxidase subunit II, translating to MSLQHPFGAPLRRRGRAARAGLAVALSAPVLLLAGCSAESRGEWERLAMPEPVTEQGESTLALWQGAWIAALVTGVIVWGLIGYAVVAYRRRSDDEIPVQTRYNLPLEIFYTVAPVMMVVVFFVHTVRVQNIALADDPVPDNIVEVTGQQWSWTFNHGVGALDVEANEDNTDKEFPYSEYAYEVGTASYIPTLWLPVDETTRFNLHSPDVIHDFGVPGFLMKMDVIPGRVNSFQLKPTEEGEYLGKCYELCGVYHSRMLFKVKVVSREEYDDYVAGLVAEGNDSDLPLIGGDDARTQAGLDTDETEGEGE from the coding sequence TTGAGTCTGCAGCACCCCTTCGGAGCGCCCTTGCGCCGCCGCGGTCGGGCCGCTCGTGCGGGCCTCGCCGTCGCCCTCAGCGCCCCTGTCCTGCTGCTCGCCGGCTGCTCGGCGGAGTCGCGTGGTGAGTGGGAGCGCCTGGCCATGCCCGAGCCCGTCACCGAGCAGGGGGAGAGCACCCTCGCACTGTGGCAGGGCGCCTGGATCGCCGCCCTCGTGACCGGTGTCATCGTGTGGGGCCTCATCGGCTACGCCGTGGTGGCCTACCGCCGCCGCAGCGACGACGAGATCCCGGTCCAGACGCGCTACAACCTGCCGCTGGAGATCTTCTACACGGTCGCCCCGGTGATGATGGTCGTGGTGTTCTTCGTGCACACGGTGCGCGTGCAGAACATCGCGCTGGCCGACGACCCCGTGCCGGACAACATCGTGGAGGTGACCGGCCAGCAGTGGTCGTGGACCTTCAACCACGGTGTCGGAGCGCTGGACGTCGAGGCCAACGAGGACAACACCGACAAGGAGTTCCCCTACTCCGAGTACGCCTACGAGGTCGGGACCGCCTCCTACATCCCGACGCTGTGGCTGCCCGTCGACGAGACGACGCGCTTCAACCTGCACAGCCCCGACGTCATCCACGACTTCGGCGTGCCGGGCTTCCTCATGAAGATGGACGTCATCCCCGGCCGGGTGAACTCCTTCCAGCTCAAGCCGACCGAGGAGGGCGAGTACCTCGGCAAGTGCTACGAGCTGTGCGGGGTCTACCACTCCCGGATGCTCTTCAAGGTCAAGGTCGTCAGCCGCGAGGAGTACGACGACTACGTCGCCGGCCTCGTCGCCGAGGGCAACGACTCCGACCTGCCGCTGATCGGCGGCGACGACGCCCGCACCCAGGCGGGCCTGGACACCGACGAGACCGAGGGAGAGGGCGAATGA
- a CDS encoding aminotransferase class V-fold PLP-dependent enzyme, which produces MAHAHLDAAAGAPLHPAAREVLEAALARGYADPRALHGPGRDARLLLDNAREAVADALGVRRDEVWFTSPLDAVQRGFLGLAEARRHVGTRLVLPGVEHAHVRHAARWWTRLHTGEVVEVPVDATGRVDEHDLVEHAGGSTAAVACQLANHEVGTLQPAGALPLPDGVPLFVDASASLGLLDLPAQHWAVAAGAATSWAGPPGIGVLLVRRGTRWTNPFPGDPEPQDFGGALPDVAGSLAAAAALQATLAEREEVDARRRRLVDHIRAVAATLPDTEVVGDPEDRLPHLVTFSCLYLSGEALVRELDRAGFGVASGSACTASTLEPSHVLAAMGALTHGNVRISLGRDVTEQQVEDLLALLPDVVGRLRSEVGL; this is translated from the coding sequence GTGGCACACGCACACCTCGACGCAGCCGCGGGCGCTCCCCTGCACCCGGCGGCCCGGGAGGTCCTCGAGGCGGCCCTGGCGCGCGGGTACGCCGACCCCAGGGCGCTGCACGGTCCGGGCCGGGACGCCCGGCTGCTCCTCGACAACGCTCGCGAGGCCGTGGCGGACGCGCTGGGCGTGCGGCGTGACGAGGTCTGGTTCACCAGTCCCCTCGACGCGGTCCAGCGCGGCTTCCTCGGCCTGGCCGAGGCTCGTCGTCACGTCGGCACCCGGCTCGTGCTCCCGGGTGTCGAGCACGCCCACGTCCGCCACGCCGCCCGTTGGTGGACCCGCCTGCACACGGGCGAGGTCGTCGAGGTCCCGGTGGACGCGACCGGCCGGGTCGACGAGCACGACCTGGTCGAGCACGCCGGGGGCAGCACCGCGGCCGTCGCCTGCCAGCTGGCCAACCACGAGGTGGGCACCCTCCAGCCGGCCGGCGCCCTCCCGCTCCCGGACGGGGTCCCCCTGTTCGTCGACGCCTCCGCCTCCCTGGGCCTCCTCGACCTCCCCGCGCAGCACTGGGCCGTCGCTGCGGGCGCCGCCACCTCGTGGGCGGGGCCACCCGGGATCGGTGTGCTGCTCGTGCGCCGCGGCACCCGGTGGACCAACCCCTTCCCCGGCGACCCCGAGCCGCAGGACTTCGGTGGGGCGCTGCCCGACGTGGCCGGGAGCCTGGCCGCGGCGGCCGCGCTCCAGGCCACGCTCGCCGAGCGCGAGGAGGTCGACGCCCGTCGCCGACGCCTCGTGGACCACATCCGCGCGGTCGCGGCGACCCTCCCCGACACCGAGGTCGTCGGCGACCCGGAGGACCGACTCCCCCACCTGGTGACCTTCTCCTGCCTCTACCTCAGCGGCGAGGCGCTGGTGCGCGAGCTGGACCGGGCCGGTTTCGGCGTCGCGAGCGGATCGGCGTGCACGGCCTCGACGCTGGAGCCGAGTCACGTGCTGGCGGCGATGGGGGCGCTCACGCACGGGAACGTGCGCATCTCGCTGGGCCGTGACGTCACCGAGCAGCAGGTCGAGGACCTCCTCGCGCTGCTGCCCGACGTCGTGGGCCGGCTGCGCTCCGAGGTGGGTCTGTAG
- a CDS encoding sulfurtransferase TusA family protein gives MDSSPIVTPGEPREPDLELDCRGMLCPQPVIELGRRHTDVPVGGVVAVVVEDVAARTDVPAWCRMRGQEYLGEDSAPDGVPRYRVRRVS, from the coding sequence GTGGACAGCAGCCCCATCGTGACCCCCGGCGAGCCACGCGAGCCGGACCTGGAGCTCGACTGCCGCGGGATGCTGTGCCCCCAACCGGTGATCGAGCTCGGTCGTCGCCACACCGACGTGCCCGTCGGCGGGGTGGTCGCGGTGGTGGTGGAGGACGTCGCGGCCCGCACCGACGTCCCGGCGTGGTGCCGGATGCGCGGGCAGGAGTACCTCGGGGAGGACTCCGCCCCCGACGGGGTCCCGCGCTACCGCGTACGACGGGTCAGCTGA
- a CDS encoding carbohydrate kinase family protein, whose product MSFAGKFEDSLVVEQLHKLSVSFLVDDLEIRRGGVAPNMCFGLAALGLRPVLVGSAGEDFSDYRSWLERHGVDCESVRISESKHTARFVCTTDSTMAQFASFYPGAMSEARLIELAPIVSRVGEPAYVLIGADDPDGMLRHTEECRQRGYPFIADPSQQLAFGEGELIRELIDGAAILFSNEYESHMIEQKTGWSADEVLAKVGLQVTTLGADGVRIKRQGEEDIVVPAAKDVAAVEPTGVGDAFRAGYLAATAWGVGLERAAQVGCVLAAYVVETVGTQEYHFTGSDFVARLEASYGAEAAAEVRPFVG is encoded by the coding sequence ATGAGCTTCGCGGGCAAGTTCGAGGACTCCCTCGTCGTCGAGCAGCTGCACAAGCTGTCGGTGTCGTTCCTGGTCGACGACCTGGAGATCCGCCGCGGCGGCGTCGCGCCGAACATGTGCTTCGGCCTGGCGGCCCTGGGTTTGCGGCCGGTGCTGGTCGGCTCGGCCGGCGAGGACTTCTCCGACTACCGCTCCTGGCTCGAGCGGCACGGCGTCGACTGCGAGAGCGTGCGGATCTCGGAGTCCAAGCACACCGCCCGCTTCGTGTGCACCACCGACTCCACCATGGCCCAGTTCGCCTCGTTCTACCCCGGCGCGATGAGCGAGGCCCGGCTGATCGAGCTCGCCCCGATCGTCTCCCGTGTCGGCGAGCCCGCCTACGTCCTCATCGGTGCCGACGACCCCGACGGGATGCTGCGCCACACCGAGGAGTGCCGCCAGCGCGGCTACCCCTTCATCGCCGACCCCAGCCAGCAGCTGGCCTTCGGCGAGGGCGAGCTGATCCGCGAGCTCATCGACGGCGCCGCGATCCTGTTCTCCAACGAGTACGAGTCGCACATGATCGAGCAGAAGACCGGTTGGTCGGCCGACGAGGTGCTCGCCAAGGTCGGGCTGCAGGTCACCACGCTCGGCGCCGACGGCGTGCGGATCAAGCGTCAGGGCGAGGAGGACATCGTGGTCCCCGCCGCCAAGGACGTCGCCGCCGTGGAGCCGACCGGTGTCGGGGACGCGTTCCGGGCCGGCTACCTCGCGGCCACCGCGTGGGGCGTCGGGCTCGAGCGGGCCGCCCAGGTCGGCTGCGTGCTCGCGGCGTACGTCGTGGAGACGGTCGGCACGCAGGAGTACCACTTCACCGGGTCGGACTTCGTGGCCCGCCTCGAGGCGTCGTACGGCGCCGAGGCCGCGGCCGAGGTCCGCCCCTTCGTGGGCTGA
- the erpA gene encoding iron-sulfur cluster insertion protein ErpA — MTEQVETERRTDSINLSSVAAAKVKSLLEQEGRDDLQLRISVQPGGCSGLRYQLFFDERTLDGDVVTDFDGVAVVVDRMSVPYLNGAMIDFVDSIEKQGFTIDNPNATGSCACGDSFH, encoded by the coding sequence ATGACCGAGCAGGTCGAGACCGAGCGTCGTACCGACAGCATCAACCTCAGCTCCGTCGCGGCGGCGAAGGTGAAGAGCCTGCTGGAGCAGGAGGGTCGCGACGACCTCCAGCTGCGGATCTCCGTGCAGCCCGGTGGCTGCTCGGGCCTGCGCTACCAGCTGTTCTTCGACGAGCGCACGCTCGACGGTGACGTCGTCACCGACTTCGACGGCGTGGCCGTCGTGGTCGACCGGATGAGCGTCCCCTACCTCAACGGCGCGATGATCGACTTCGTCGACAGCATCGAGAAGCAGGGCTTCACCATCGACAACCCGAACGCCACGGGCTCGTGCGCGTGTGGAGACAGCTTCCACTGA
- a CDS encoding glycerate kinase, with protein sequence MRVLVAPDKFAGTLTAVEAAEAIAEGWRRRSPGDEIDLAPMSDGGPGFVDVLHAATGGELVVVTVTGPLGEPTPATLLLSGDTAYVESAQACGVHLTGAEGVELATTVGVGQLVAAAVDAGATTVVVGLGGSGTNDGGAGLLHALGATADRRLDAGPLGLADVTSVDLAPARERLAGVRLVAASDVDSPLTGLFGATKTFGPQKGLEEGRIALVDGLLEQLAVATDRRLSLEKGAGAAGGLGFALMLLGATREPGIDLVAAAVDLEARARAADVVVTGEGAFDFSSRSGKVPYGVAEISARALRPCVALAGQVLVGSREMRALGVEAAYSLVELVGEERALGQPAQALGELAERVARTWSRE encoded by the coding sequence ATGCGAGTTCTGGTGGCACCCGACAAGTTCGCGGGCACCCTGACCGCCGTCGAGGCGGCGGAGGCGATCGCCGAGGGCTGGCGCCGGCGCTCCCCGGGGGACGAGATCGACCTCGCCCCGATGTCCGACGGCGGCCCCGGCTTCGTCGACGTGCTGCACGCCGCGACCGGCGGCGAGCTCGTCGTCGTCACGGTGACCGGTCCGCTCGGTGAGCCGACGCCGGCCACCCTCCTGCTCAGCGGGGACACGGCGTACGTCGAGAGCGCGCAGGCCTGCGGGGTGCACCTGACCGGCGCCGAGGGGGTCGAGCTCGCGACCACCGTCGGGGTGGGGCAGCTGGTCGCCGCGGCCGTCGATGCCGGCGCGACCACCGTCGTGGTGGGTCTCGGCGGCAGCGGCACCAACGACGGTGGGGCCGGGCTCCTGCACGCTCTCGGTGCCACTGCGGACCGTCGGCTCGACGCCGGCCCGCTGGGCCTGGCCGACGTCACGTCCGTGGACCTGGCGCCCGCGCGCGAGCGGCTCGCCGGGGTGCGTCTGGTCGCGGCCAGCGACGTGGACAGCCCGCTCACGGGGCTCTTCGGGGCCACCAAGACCTTCGGGCCGCAGAAGGGCCTGGAGGAGGGCCGCATCGCGCTCGTCGACGGCCTGCTCGAGCAGCTGGCCGTCGCCACCGACCGTCGGCTCTCCCTGGAGAAGGGGGCCGGGGCCGCGGGCGGCCTGGGGTTCGCGCTGATGCTGCTCGGCGCGACCCGCGAACCCGGGATCGACCTGGTCGCGGCTGCCGTGGACCTCGAGGCCCGTGCCCGGGCGGCCGACGTCGTCGTCACCGGTGAGGGGGCCTTCGACTTCTCCAGCCGCTCCGGCAAGGTCCCGTACGGCGTCGCGGAGATCTCCGCCCGGGCGCTGCGGCCCTGCGTGGCACTGGCCGGGCAGGTGCTGGTGGGGTCACGGGAGATGCGGGCACTCGGTGTCGAGGCGGCGTACTCGCTGGTCGAGCTGGTGGGGGAGGAGCGGGCCCTGGGGCAGCCGGCGCAGGCGCTGGGCGAGCTCGCGGAGCGGGTGGCCCGGACGTGGTCGAGGGAATAG
- a CDS encoding GNAT family N-acetyltransferase, translated as MAESRAGLVVRPMRPEDVEVAEQISAEAFLQVDLATRRATDPEPERRPAARSQRWIDRTARLLATDGPGCWVADLDGRTVGMATSLRRETLWALATFAVLPEAQGGVGRPLLDAALQHSVGCLRGLLSSSSDPRAVRRYQAAGFDLHPQMVLSGRPDTSTAPTLGAVREARSSDRELMDSVDRRCRGAGRGSDHDLLAEMAPALVLESRSASGYVYADDGRVAALAATDRRTAARLLWAALLTATGDAEVPHVTGANQWALQVGLAAGLTVRTEGYLGVRGMKPPTPYLHNGALL; from the coding sequence GTGGCGGAGTCTCGGGCGGGCCTGGTCGTGAGGCCGATGCGCCCCGAGGACGTCGAGGTGGCCGAGCAGATCAGCGCCGAGGCGTTCCTCCAGGTCGACCTGGCCACCCGGCGTGCCACCGACCCCGAGCCGGAGCGCCGCCCCGCCGCACGATCGCAGCGGTGGATCGACCGGACGGCCCGCCTGCTCGCGACCGACGGCCCCGGCTGCTGGGTCGCCGACCTCGACGGGCGCACCGTCGGGATGGCGACCTCGCTGCGCCGCGAGACGCTGTGGGCGCTGGCCACCTTCGCGGTGCTGCCCGAGGCACAGGGCGGTGTGGGCAGGCCCCTGCTCGACGCGGCCCTGCAGCACTCGGTGGGGTGCCTGCGCGGGCTGCTCTCGTCCTCCTCCGACCCCCGGGCGGTACGCCGCTACCAGGCGGCCGGCTTCGACCTCCATCCCCAGATGGTGCTCTCGGGACGCCCCGACACCTCGACCGCCCCGACGCTCGGGGCCGTCCGGGAGGCCCGGTCGAGCGACCGGGAGCTGATGGACTCGGTGGACCGACGGTGCCGCGGCGCCGGACGCGGCTCCGACCACGACCTGCTGGCCGAGATGGCCCCCGCGCTGGTGCTCGAGAGCCGGTCCGCGTCGGGCTACGTCTACGCCGACGACGGCCGGGTCGCGGCCCTGGCCGCGACCGACCGGCGCACGGCTGCGCGGCTGCTGTGGGCGGCGCTGCTGACCGCCACCGGTGACGCGGAGGTCCCCCACGTCACCGGCGCCAACCAGTGGGCGCTCCAGGTCGGACTGGCTGCCGGCCTCACGGTCCGCACCGAGGGCTACCTCGGGGTCCGGGGGATGAAGCCGCCGACGCCGTACCTGCACAACGGCGCGCTGCTCTGA
- the nadA gene encoding quinolinate synthase NadA, with protein MSTVDLPLLPLGRGKDLSAERGVECPGDLPAASDPDLVARAQAAKEALGSRVFVLGHHYQRDEVIQFADVTGDSFKLARDAAARPDAEFIVFCGVHFMAESADILTKPEQQVVLPDLAAGCSMADMARLTQVEAAWDAMAAAGVQQQVVPVTYMNSSADIKAFCGRNGGVVCTSSNAQTALEWAYEQQGPDTKVLFLPDQHLGRNTAVLQLGLSLDDCVVWDPHRPNGGLTEQQLRDARMILWKGHCSVHGRFSEDVVDDLRAADPDINILVHPECKHEVVLKADLIGSTEFIIQTIEAAPAGSSWAIGTELNLVKRLADSHPDKKIAFLDRNVCYCSTMNRIDLPHLVWALESLVDGVVVNRIEVDPETEKWALVALERMLSLPGKTAKD; from the coding sequence ATGAGCACCGTGGACCTGCCGCTGCTGCCGCTGGGACGCGGCAAGGACCTCTCCGCCGAGCGGGGCGTGGAGTGCCCGGGCGACCTGCCCGCCGCCTCCGACCCCGACCTCGTCGCGCGGGCGCAGGCGGCCAAGGAGGCACTGGGCAGTCGCGTGTTCGTGCTGGGGCACCACTACCAGCGCGACGAGGTCATCCAGTTCGCCGACGTGACCGGTGACTCCTTCAAGCTGGCACGGGACGCCGCGGCACGTCCCGACGCCGAGTTCATCGTCTTCTGCGGCGTGCACTTCATGGCCGAGTCCGCCGACATCCTCACCAAGCCCGAGCAGCAGGTCGTGCTGCCCGACCTCGCCGCCGGCTGCTCGATGGCCGACATGGCCCGCCTGACCCAGGTCGAGGCGGCCTGGGACGCGATGGCCGCCGCCGGGGTCCAGCAGCAGGTCGTCCCGGTGACCTACATGAACTCCAGCGCCGACATCAAGGCGTTCTGCGGGCGCAACGGCGGTGTCGTGTGCACCTCGAGCAACGCCCAGACCGCCCTGGAGTGGGCCTACGAGCAGCAGGGGCCGGACACCAAGGTGCTGTTCCTGCCCGACCAGCACCTCGGCCGCAACACCGCCGTGCTGCAGCTGGGGCTCTCCCTCGACGACTGCGTCGTGTGGGACCCGCACCGCCCGAACGGCGGCCTCACCGAGCAGCAGCTGCGCGACGCGCGGATGATCCTGTGGAAGGGGCACTGCTCGGTCCACGGCCGCTTCTCCGAGGACGTCGTCGACGACCTGCGCGCGGCCGACCCCGACATCAACATCCTGGTCCACCCCGAGTGCAAGCACGAGGTCGTCCTCAAGGCCGACCTGATCGGCTCCACCGAGTTCATCATCCAGACGATCGAGGCCGCCCCGGCCGGGTCGTCGTGGGCCATCGGCACCGAGCTGAACCTGGTCAAGCGGCTGGCCGACTCCCACCCGGACAAGAAGATCGCCTTCCTGGACCGCAACGTCTGCTACTGCTCGACGATGAACCGGATCGACCTGCCGCACCTGGTGTGGGCACTGGAGTCCCTGGTCGACGGAGTCGTGGTCAACCGGATCGAGGTCGACCCCGAGACCGAGAAGTGGGCCCTGGTCGCCCTGGAGCGGATGCTGTCGCTGCCCGGGAAGACCGCCAAGGACTGA
- a CDS encoding sensor histidine kinase, which yields MSVTSDEKRVLEIDRYHVLLAPPRADLVALVEVAAQVAQVPLATINLITDTEQHQIATAGFDASICAREDSMCNLVLHEKEPVIVPDASQDPRFKDNPFVTGEIGDVRFYATHQLRTPGGIVIGTLCVFDTEPRDLGDDQEQALLTLADRVVDLLELELRTRELTSAVAELGAAHAELERSNQVLTAFAGQVAHDLRNPLSAVRMSLDLLQEQVESPDLDAETLAYVATRATSGAERMQSLIDDLLAYARVGGQMGRGEVDLEAVVADVRADLAVALEGAEVTVGPLPTVTGDEVQLRAVLQNLVANSAKFAAPGERARIEVCGTTTAHGWRLEVIDHGLGVPEADRGRVFLPLARAHETVEGHGIGLATVRRIIDAHHGRIGIDETPGGGATVWIELPR from the coding sequence ATGAGCGTGACGAGCGACGAGAAGCGTGTGCTGGAGATCGATCGCTACCACGTGCTCCTGGCGCCCCCTCGCGCCGACCTGGTGGCGCTGGTCGAGGTGGCCGCGCAGGTCGCGCAGGTGCCGCTGGCCACGATCAACCTCATCACCGACACCGAGCAGCACCAGATCGCCACGGCCGGCTTCGACGCCTCCATCTGTGCGCGCGAGGACTCCATGTGCAACCTCGTCCTGCACGAGAAGGAGCCGGTCATCGTGCCGGATGCCTCGCAGGACCCACGCTTCAAGGACAACCCGTTCGTGACCGGGGAGATCGGTGACGTCCGCTTCTACGCCACGCACCAGCTGCGCACGCCGGGCGGCATCGTGATCGGGACCCTGTGCGTCTTCGACACCGAGCCCCGGGACCTGGGGGACGACCAGGAGCAGGCGCTGCTCACGCTGGCCGACCGCGTCGTCGACCTGCTCGAACTGGAGCTGCGCACCCGGGAGCTGACCAGCGCCGTGGCGGAGCTCGGTGCGGCGCACGCGGAGCTGGAGCGCTCCAACCAGGTGCTGACCGCCTTCGCCGGTCAGGTCGCCCACGACCTGCGCAACCCGCTCTCGGCCGTCCGGATGTCGCTGGACCTGCTGCAGGAGCAGGTGGAGTCGCCCGATCTCGACGCCGAGACCCTGGCCTACGTCGCCACCCGCGCCACGAGCGGTGCCGAGCGGATGCAGAGCCTGATCGACGACCTGCTGGCCTACGCACGCGTGGGCGGGCAGATGGGGCGCGGGGAGGTCGACCTCGAGGCGGTCGTGGCCGACGTCCGTGCCGACCTGGCCGTGGCCCTCGAGGGCGCCGAGGTCACGGTGGGTCCGCTGCCCACGGTGACCGGTGACGAGGTCCAGCTGCGGGCGGTCCTGCAGAACCTCGTGGCCAACAGCGCCAAGTTCGCCGCCCCGGGGGAGCGAGCCCGGATCGAGGTCTGCGGCACCACGACGGCACACGGCTGGCGGCTCGAGGTGATCGACCACGGTCTCGGCGTCCCCGAGGCGGACCGCGGACGCGTGTTCCTCCCGCTGGCGCGCGCCCACGAGACCGTGGAGGGCCACGGCATCGGGCTGGCGACGGTCCGCCGGATCATCGACGCCCACCACGGGCGGATCGGGATCGACGAGACGCCGGGTGGCGGCGCGACCGTGTGGATCGAGCTGCCGCGCTGA